From Nicotiana tabacum cultivar K326 chromosome 20, ASM71507v2, whole genome shotgun sequence, one genomic window encodes:
- the LOC107799876 gene encoding zinc finger protein CONSTANS-LIKE 3-like, which translates to MSSENWSLTAKLCDSCKTTSATVFCRADSAFLCLGCDCKIHAANKLASRHARVWVCEVCEQAPASVTCKADAAALCVTCDRDIHSANPLARRHERFPVVPFYDSAVAKSHGGVNDDEKYFDSHENNPQPEEEAEAASWILPTPKEGTDNQYKSADYLFNDMDSYLDMDIMSCDQKPHNILQLHQQYCSDGVVPVQNKNESSHLQGPVVDGFPTYEMDFIGSKPYLYNFNSQSISQSVSSSSMDVGVVPEHSAMADVSNSLVMNSSADTVANAVSGLDREARVLRYREKRKNRKFEKTIRYASRKAYAETRPRIKGRFAKRTEIEVDSLLAADASYGVVPSF; encoded by the exons ATGAGTTCGGAAAATTGGAGTTTGACGGCGAAGCTTTGTGATTCGTGCAAAACGACGTCGGCAACGGTGTTCTGCCGGGCAGATTCAGCTTTTTTATGCTTAGGATGCGACTGCAAAATCCACGCGGCGAACAAGCTAGCGTCGCGTCACGCGCGGGTCTGGGTTTGCGAGGTGTGCGAGCAGGCCCCGGCGAGCGTCACGTGCAAGGCGGACGCCGCCGCTCTCTGCGTCACGTGCGACCGCGATATCCACTCTGCGAATCCATTAGCGCGTCGTCACGAGCGTTTCCCCGTTGTTCCCTTCTACGACTCCGCCGTCGCAAAATCTCACGGCGGCGTTAATGATGATGAGAAGTACTTTGATAGTCATGAGAATAATCCTCAACCGGAGGAAGAGGCGGAGGCGGCGTCGTGGATACTTCCGACGCCGAAAGAAGGGACTGataatcagtataaatcagctGATTATTTGTTTAATGATATGGATTCGTATTTGGATATGGATATTATGTCGTGTGATCAAAAACCGCATAATATTCTTCAGCTGCATCAGCAGTATTGCTCGGATGGCGTGGTGCCTGTGCAGAACAAGAACGAGAGTAGCCATTTGCAAGGTCCAGTTGTTGATGGATTTCCAACGTACGAAATGGACTTTATTGGATCTAAACCATACTTGTACAACTTCAACTCTCAGTCCATTAGCCAAAGT GTTTCTTCATCATCTATGGACGTGGGAGTTGTGCCGGAGCACAGTGCAATGGCGGATGTATCAAACAGCTTAGTGATGAACTCATCGGCCGACACCGTAGCGAACGCAGTCTCTGGTTTAGACAGAGAAGCAAGGGTATTGAGGTACAGAGAGAAAAGGAAGAACAGAAAGTTCGAGAAGACTATTCGGTATGCTTCTAGAAAGGCTTACGCAGAGACCCGACCCAGAATCAAAGGAAGATTCGCTAAGCGTACTGAGATTGAAGTCGACTCCCTTCTCGCCGCCGATGCGTCTTATGGCGTTGTTCCATCTTTTTAG